In a single window of the Streptomyces sp. HUAS ZL42 genome:
- a CDS encoding DUF5999 family protein has translation MCTHQPLCPSADSPDHDAAVIVSGHPEQGWYLLCNGTIVFDDTGELLPDGRAVGPHRTRGPLPVTV, from the coding sequence ATGTGCACTCACCAGCCTCTGTGCCCCTCCGCCGACAGCCCCGACCACGACGCCGCCGTCATCGTGTCGGGCCACCCCGAGCAGGGCTGGTACCTGCTGTGCAACGGCACGATCGTCTTCGACGACACCGGTGAGCTCCTGCCCGACGGCCGGGCGGTGGGCCCGCATCGCACGCGGGGCCCACTTCCCGTGACCGTCTGA
- the sigJ gene encoding RNA polymerase sigma factor SigJ — MTGTDLLAVRFEEHRGHLNAVAYRMLGSLAEAEDAVQETWLKLGRTDTSDIRNLGGWLTTVTGRVCLDMLRSRTARREQPMEDDTFVPDPVVRPLAQVDPEQEVLQADSVGLALLVVLETLDPAERLAFVLHDMFAVPFDDIAPVVERNSAATRQLASRARRRVQGATVPAEPDVARQREVVDAFMAASRAGDFEALLAVLDPDVVLRADSGALTGAAASKLVRGAKAVAEQAVLFREFAPYGRQALVNGSVGILNVRDGQPLSVMGVTVADGRIVALHILADPERLAGLDLPDLAG, encoded by the coding sequence ATGACCGGCACGGATCTGCTGGCGGTCCGGTTCGAGGAGCACCGCGGGCATCTGAACGCCGTGGCCTACCGCATGCTCGGCTCGCTCGCCGAGGCGGAGGACGCGGTCCAGGAGACCTGGCTGAAGCTCGGGCGTACCGACACCAGCGACATCCGCAACCTCGGGGGCTGGCTCACCACGGTGACCGGCAGGGTCTGCCTGGACATGCTGCGGTCGCGTACGGCCCGGCGTGAGCAGCCGATGGAGGACGACACCTTCGTCCCGGACCCCGTGGTCAGGCCGCTCGCCCAGGTCGACCCGGAGCAGGAGGTCCTGCAGGCCGACTCGGTCGGACTGGCGCTCCTCGTGGTTCTGGAGACCCTGGACCCCGCCGAGCGGCTCGCGTTCGTGCTGCACGACATGTTCGCCGTGCCGTTCGACGACATCGCACCCGTCGTGGAGCGCAACTCGGCGGCGACCCGGCAGCTGGCCAGCCGGGCCCGGCGCCGGGTGCAGGGCGCGACCGTACCGGCCGAGCCCGATGTTGCCCGGCAGCGCGAGGTCGTGGACGCCTTCATGGCGGCCAGCCGTGCCGGGGACTTCGAGGCGCTGCTCGCGGTCCTCGACCCCGATGTGGTGCTGCGTGCCGACTCCGGGGCCCTCACGGGTGCGGCCGCGTCGAAGCTGGTGCGCGGGGCGAAGGCAGTGGCCGAACAGGCGGTCCTGTTCCGGGAGTTCGCGCCCTACGGGCGGCAGGCGCTGGTCAACGGTTCGGTCGGGATCCTCAACGTCCGCGACGGGCAGCCGCTGTCGGTCATGGGCGTCACCGTCGCCGACGGCAGGATCGTCGCACTGCACATCCTGGCCGACCCCGAGCGCCTCGCGGGCCTCGATCTGCCGGACCTCGCCGGGTGA
- a CDS encoding PIG-L deacetylase family protein produces the protein MTEPTITQLQPMPADWRRALAVVAHPDDLEYGCSAAIAAWTDGGREVAYVLATRGEAGIDTLEPAKCGPLREQEQRASAAVVGVSAVEFLDHKDGVIEYGPALRRDIAAAIRRHRPELVITLNHRDTWGGVAWNTPDHVAVGRATLDAAADAGNRWIFPELVEQGLEPWSGVRWVAIAGSASPTHAVDATPGLERAVRSLLEHRTYIEALTEEDPEAYARGFLNGVAASVGERFGGTPAVAFELFSR, from the coding sequence ATGACCGAGCCGACGATCACTCAGCTCCAGCCCATGCCCGCCGACTGGCGGCGCGCCCTCGCGGTCGTCGCCCACCCGGACGACCTCGAGTACGGCTGCTCGGCGGCGATCGCCGCCTGGACCGACGGGGGCCGCGAGGTCGCCTACGTCCTGGCCACCCGGGGCGAGGCGGGCATCGACACGCTGGAGCCCGCGAAGTGCGGCCCGCTGCGGGAGCAGGAGCAGCGGGCGAGCGCGGCGGTCGTCGGGGTCTCGGCGGTGGAGTTCCTCGACCACAAGGACGGTGTGATCGAGTACGGCCCCGCCCTGCGCCGCGACATCGCCGCCGCCATCCGCCGCCACCGCCCCGAGCTGGTGATCACCCTCAACCACCGCGACACCTGGGGCGGCGTCGCCTGGAACACGCCGGACCATGTGGCGGTCGGCCGTGCGACCCTCGACGCGGCCGCCGACGCGGGCAACCGCTGGATCTTCCCGGAGCTCGTCGAACAGGGCCTGGAGCCCTGGAGCGGCGTCCGCTGGGTCGCCATCGCCGGCTCCGCCTCGCCCACCCACGCCGTGGACGCGACGCCGGGCCTGGAGCGGGCGGTGCGCTCCCTGCTCGAACACCGCACGTACATCGAGGCGTTGACGGAGGAGGACCCGGAAGCGTACGCACGGGGATTCCTGAACGGGGTGGCGGCGTCCGTGGGCGAGCGTTTCGGCGGCACGCCGGCCGTGGCCTTCGAACTGTTCAGCCGATAG
- a CDS encoding protease pro-enzyme activation domain-containing protein produces MLTESRTGRIRRTTTSASRPRGAPTAATLLTAALVGAFLVASPAAASATAAVAHTHPAWATATADHGAAAASTTLTPTVFYAGQDPAGMTAYAQAVSTPTSPFYRHYLTPAEYHARFGATAAQVKAVRSWLTGAGLKITSSDKAGVTVTGTTPAIQKAFGVTLRSYKIKGESYVAPTADAQVPAAVAADVGTITGLTTMPTVMRPAGPLGQVTTSLAKGVTGAKATASKGRNGATFLGPARCSSYYGEVKDDTVPPFNGKQNPYVTCGYKPSQLRGAYGVTRSKLTGKGATVAIVAAYGSPTMLADANKHAENHGDKPFRDGQYTEMVTPEQWTDLNRCGGTNGWAIEQTLDVEALHAMAPDANVRYYGANTCRDAGFLKVFQTINDTHGADIVSNSWGAAIYRTTGDVDLASIAEFNRVFAQGAIEGISYQFSTGNCGPDDPATLCGMFSESSTPQPHFPASSPWVTAVGGTSMGIGARNQALWSTAWGTHAWYLLNDAWFPGGWVFGGGGGTSSLFRQPFYQQGVVSTELAKTLPNGTKVANPMRVTPDVSMPADPFTGFIVGMTVAQSDGSTGYAETSMGGTSLACPLFAGLQASAIQAQGGENIGWANPAIYARAGSHAFTDLTATGPGSHEASVLPASADVPTVTVNFGDNHLLKAGRGYDNTSGVGTPSPYYLWSYRIR; encoded by the coding sequence TTGCTCACCGAGTCCCGGACCGGCCGGATACGCCGGACGACCACTTCCGCCAGCCGCCCCCGCGGCGCGCCGACCGCGGCCACGCTGCTGACCGCCGCACTCGTCGGCGCCTTTCTCGTAGCGAGTCCCGCCGCCGCCTCGGCGACGGCCGCGGTCGCGCACACGCACCCCGCCTGGGCCACCGCGACGGCCGACCATGGTGCGGCAGCCGCCTCCACCACGTTGACCCCCACGGTCTTCTACGCCGGGCAGGACCCCGCCGGCATGACCGCTTACGCGCAGGCCGTCTCCACGCCGACCAGCCCCTTCTACCGCCACTACCTCACCCCCGCCGAGTACCACGCGCGCTTCGGCGCCACCGCCGCGCAGGTCAAGGCGGTGCGGTCCTGGCTCACCGGGGCCGGCCTGAAGATCACCTCGTCGGACAAGGCCGGTGTCACCGTGACCGGCACCACCCCGGCCATCCAGAAGGCCTTCGGCGTCACCCTGCGCAGCTACAAGATCAAGGGTGAGAGCTACGTCGCACCGACGGCCGACGCGCAGGTGCCCGCCGCGGTCGCCGCGGACGTGGGCACCATCACGGGCCTGACGACGATGCCGACCGTGATGCGGCCGGCGGGCCCGCTCGGCCAGGTCACCACGAGCCTCGCCAAGGGCGTGACAGGCGCCAAGGCCACCGCCTCCAAGGGCCGCAACGGCGCCACCTTCCTCGGCCCGGCCCGCTGCTCCTCCTACTACGGCGAGGTCAAGGACGACACCGTCCCTCCGTTCAACGGCAAGCAGAACCCGTACGTCACGTGCGGATACAAGCCCTCCCAACTGCGCGGCGCGTACGGCGTCACCCGCTCCAAGCTCACCGGCAAGGGCGCTACGGTCGCCATCGTCGCCGCCTACGGCTCCCCCACGATGCTCGCCGACGCGAACAAGCACGCAGAGAACCACGGCGACAAGCCGTTCAGGGACGGCCAGTACACCGAGATGGTCACCCCGGAGCAGTGGACCGACCTGAACCGCTGCGGCGGCACCAACGGCTGGGCGATCGAGCAGACTCTGGACGTCGAGGCCCTGCACGCGATGGCGCCGGACGCGAACGTGCGCTACTACGGCGCGAACACCTGCAGAGACGCGGGATTCCTCAAGGTCTTCCAGACGATCAACGACACGCACGGCGCCGACATCGTCTCCAACTCGTGGGGCGCAGCCATCTACCGGACCACCGGCGACGTGGACCTGGCGTCGATCGCCGAGTTCAACCGGGTCTTCGCGCAGGGGGCCATCGAGGGCATCAGCTATCAGTTCTCCACGGGCAACTGCGGCCCCGATGACCCGGCCACCTTGTGCGGCATGTTCAGCGAGTCGTCGACACCGCAGCCCCATTTCCCGGCCTCCAGCCCGTGGGTGACCGCCGTCGGCGGCACCAGCATGGGCATCGGCGCACGCAACCAGGCACTGTGGAGCACCGCGTGGGGCACCCATGCGTGGTACCTGCTGAACGACGCCTGGTTCCCGGGCGGCTGGGTGTTCGGCGGCGGTGGCGGCACCAGCTCCCTCTTCAGGCAGCCCTTCTACCAGCAGGGCGTGGTCTCGACCGAGCTCGCCAAGACGCTGCCGAACGGCACGAAGGTCGCCAACCCGATGCGGGTGACCCCGGACGTGTCGATGCCCGCCGACCCCTTCACCGGCTTCATCGTCGGCATGACCGTGGCTCAGTCCGACGGCAGCACCGGCTACGCCGAAACCAGCATGGGCGGCACCAGCCTCGCCTGCCCGCTGTTCGCGGGCCTTCAGGCCTCCGCCATCCAGGCGCAGGGCGGAGAGAACATCGGCTGGGCGAACCCCGCCATCTACGCACGCGCCGGCAGCCACGCCTTCACCGACCTGACCGCCACCGGCCCCGGCAGCCACGAGGCCAGTGTCCTTCCGGCCTCCGCGGACGTCCCGACCGTCACTGTGAACTTCGGCGACAACCATCTGCTGAAGGCGGGCCGCGGCTACGACAACACCAGCGGTGTCGGCACCCCCTCGCCGTACTACCTCTGGTCGTACCGTATCCGTTAG
- a CDS encoding dienelactone hydrolase family protein, giving the protein MPAGSGPGFNNGTIYYPTDTSQGTFGAIVVMPGFVSGQAQIAWYGPRLASQGFVVMTLDTNALWDFPSDRSRQQLAALNYLTTKSSVKSRIDPNRLAVMGWSMGGGGSLQSAAANPALKAAIPLAPWDITNVGEQIIVPTMIFGADGDTVAPVSTFARPAYDALTKAHEKAFVELKGADHFTFASPNTTIAKYSIAWLKRFVDDDTRYDQFLCPIPNDPNTAVFEGTCPL; this is encoded by the coding sequence GTGCCGGCGGGAAGTGGCCCTGGTTTCAACAACGGCACCATCTACTACCCGACCGACACGAGCCAGGGCACCTTCGGCGCCATCGTCGTCATGCCGGGCTTCGTCTCCGGGCAGGCCCAGATCGCCTGGTACGGGCCACGGCTGGCTTCTCAGGGCTTCGTGGTGATGACCCTGGACACCAATGCGTTGTGGGACTTCCCGTCCGACCGCAGCAGACAACAACTCGCCGCGCTCAACTACCTGACCACGAAAAGCTCGGTCAAAAGCAGGATCGACCCCAACAGGCTGGCCGTGATGGGGTGGTCCATGGGTGGTGGCGGCTCTCTGCAGAGTGCGGCGGCCAATCCGGCGCTCAAGGCGGCGATCCCTCTGGCGCCCTGGGACATCACGAACGTCGGCGAGCAGATCATCGTGCCCACCATGATCTTCGGGGCCGATGGCGACACCGTCGCCCCCGTCTCCACCTTCGCCCGGCCCGCCTACGATGCGCTGACCAAAGCCCACGAGAAGGCGTTCGTCGAGCTGAAGGGCGCCGATCACTTCACCTTCGCCAGCCCCAACACCACGATCGCCAAGTACAGCATCGCCTGGCTCAAACGCTTCGTGGACGACGACACCCGCTACGACCAGTTCCTCTGCCCGATCCCGAACGACCCCAATACCGCCGTCTTCGAGGGCACCTGTCCTCTCTGA
- a CDS encoding Tat pathway signal sequence domain protein, with amino-acid sequence MPRFTVPALAATAALTALALLPAAAASADSAVLTYGSAAGNAVSVGDVLTASLASGTTATLATTSDGTSRIACTGSTLSATVTSNPAAPGVATESATSQTFSGCTSNIFGVTAVRSITVDALPYATSAASDGTVTVTPAPGGSIQTTVVLSTLLGSATCVYQAPSLSGTSSNGASDLTFTNQAFRKVSGSALCAGNGYFTASYAPVVDSSVAGAPAVYTN; translated from the coding sequence ATGCCCAGGTTCACAGTCCCCGCCCTCGCCGCCACGGCCGCCCTGACGGCCCTGGCCCTTCTCCCAGCCGCTGCCGCCTCGGCGGACAGCGCCGTGCTCACCTACGGCAGCGCCGCCGGAAACGCGGTCTCCGTCGGCGACGTGCTCACCGCCTCGCTGGCGAGCGGCACCACAGCCACCCTCGCCACCACCAGCGACGGCACCTCCCGCATCGCCTGCACGGGATCGACGCTCTCCGCCACGGTGACGTCGAACCCCGCGGCCCCGGGCGTCGCCACCGAGTCCGCGACCTCCCAGACCTTCAGCGGCTGCACCAGCAACATCTTCGGCGTCACCGCGGTGCGCAGCATCACCGTCGACGCCCTGCCCTACGCCACCTCCGCCGCCTCCGACGGTACCGTCACGGTGACCCCGGCCCCGGGTGGCAGCATCCAGACCACGGTGGTGCTCTCCACCCTGCTGGGCTCCGCCACCTGCGTCTACCAGGCGCCCAGCCTCTCCGGAACGAGCTCCAACGGTGCCAGCGACCTGACCTTCACCAACCAGGCCTTCAGGAAGGTCTCCGGCTCGGCGCTGTGCGCGGGCAACGGCTACTTCACGGCCAGCTACGCCCCCGTGGTCGACAGCAGTGTCGCCGGTGCCCCGGCCGTCTACACCAACTGA
- a CDS encoding TetR/AcrR family transcriptional regulator, whose translation MAAGTSTPPQLVLPGTRAGRDPERSLRRGPRRTSPEAVTANQRDRLLDGFVHTVAEVGYAGTRISDVCRAAGVTRPVFYEIFDGKEDAFLAAHRYGTSLVFDAMEHAHSEASDWPGRVRAGLGALLGILAEAPAFATMAVVEIDAVGPAGRVAREAMLARFRDFFTDLPDVELPFPVDELIDTVVGGVYSAIYRRIAAGRTADLPDLLPGLTFSVLAPFLGPELAAAGLGEPASSSRPHPGCPAPSPDTGDSERSTRR comes from the coding sequence ATGGCCGCAGGGACGTCGACGCCTCCTCAGCTGGTGCTGCCCGGTACCCGTGCCGGACGCGACCCCGAGCGCTCGCTGCGACGAGGCCCACGCCGAACCTCACCCGAGGCGGTCACCGCCAACCAGCGCGACAGACTGCTCGACGGCTTTGTGCACACCGTCGCCGAGGTCGGCTACGCCGGTACTCGCATCAGCGACGTCTGCCGGGCCGCGGGCGTGACCCGACCGGTCTTCTACGAGATCTTCGACGGCAAGGAGGACGCCTTCCTCGCCGCTCACCGGTATGGCACCTCCCTGGTCTTCGACGCCATGGAGCACGCCCACTCAGAGGCCTCCGACTGGCCGGGCCGGGTGCGGGCCGGGCTCGGCGCGCTGCTCGGCATCCTGGCCGAAGCCCCCGCGTTCGCGACGATGGCCGTCGTGGAGATCGACGCGGTCGGGCCTGCGGGACGGGTGGCGCGCGAGGCGATGTTGGCCCGTTTCCGGGACTTCTTCACGGACCTGCCCGATGTCGAACTCCCCTTCCCTGTCGATGAGTTGATCGACACGGTGGTCGGCGGTGTGTACTCCGCGATCTACCGGCGGATCGCCGCCGGCCGGACCGCCGACCTGCCGGATCTGCTTCCGGGTCTGACGTTTTCCGTTCTGGCTCCCTTCCTCGGCCCGGAACTCGCCGCGGCCGGCCTCGGCGAACCGGCGTCCTCTTCCCGCCCCCACCCGGGCTGTCCGGCCCCGTCCCCGGACACCGGAGACAGCGAACGTTCGACGAGGCGGTGA
- a CDS encoding PucR family transcriptional regulator yields the protein MDPFAVVPQRLADFLRPHLDEITKEIEHEVQLQVPEYARPADDAYVRTIRAGVRRALTLFVDRIADVDQDQERVARTYQEIGRGEAGEGRGLEVLQAALRLGGRAAWRRLAKAADELGLDSGEVAALAEAAFTHMHEIMQAATEGHGEARLHSTGELQRRRKRLMDLLFADPPASAEAVEELARTARWAMPRRVAVMAVDGIEQEDDELLLPAGVLADMSARPARLVIPDPDRPGVPRRHALAPVLRGRPTAVGPTVPLSQIVDSLRCAARALSLMRRGILPGDGVLRCADHLSTLVLYADEPLIRALSSRALAPLAGIPAPQRDRLAETLLAWLQSESSVGVTAVRLHVHPQTVRYRMRQLEKVFGEALRDAEARFELEMALRANVAFGPPRERDRPGPDREHSRPAPEYVRPPASPLRSTGT from the coding sequence ATGGATCCCTTCGCCGTCGTCCCCCAGCGATTGGCGGACTTTCTGCGTCCGCATCTCGACGAGATCACCAAGGAAATCGAACACGAGGTACAGCTTCAGGTACCCGAATACGCGCGGCCCGCCGACGACGCGTATGTGCGAACCATCAGAGCCGGAGTCAGACGGGCTCTGACGCTCTTCGTGGACCGCATCGCCGACGTCGACCAGGATCAGGAGCGTGTCGCTCGCACCTACCAGGAGATCGGGCGGGGCGAAGCCGGTGAAGGACGTGGCCTGGAAGTGCTGCAGGCCGCGCTCCGGCTCGGCGGGCGGGCCGCCTGGCGGCGCCTGGCGAAGGCCGCCGACGAACTCGGGCTGGACTCCGGCGAGGTGGCCGCGCTGGCGGAGGCGGCCTTCACCCACATGCACGAGATCATGCAGGCGGCCACCGAAGGCCACGGCGAGGCCCGGCTGCACAGCACCGGCGAGTTGCAGCGCCGCCGCAAACGCCTGATGGACCTGCTGTTCGCCGATCCTCCGGCCTCCGCCGAAGCGGTCGAGGAACTTGCCCGCACCGCACGCTGGGCCATGCCCAGGCGTGTCGCGGTCATGGCTGTGGACGGAATCGAGCAGGAGGACGACGAACTGCTGCTGCCCGCCGGAGTGCTGGCCGACATGAGCGCACGCCCCGCACGCCTGGTCATCCCGGACCCGGACAGGCCCGGCGTGCCACGAAGGCACGCCCTCGCACCCGTGCTGCGCGGTCGGCCCACCGCGGTCGGGCCGACCGTCCCGCTGTCCCAGATCGTCGACTCACTGCGCTGTGCGGCACGGGCTCTGTCGCTGATGCGTCGTGGAATCCTGCCAGGTGACGGCGTGCTCCGGTGCGCCGACCACCTCTCGACGCTGGTCCTCTACGCGGACGAGCCGCTGATCCGGGCACTGTCGTCCCGGGCTCTGGCACCGCTGGCCGGAATCCCCGCACCGCAGCGTGACCGGCTGGCGGAGACGTTGCTGGCCTGGTTACAGAGCGAGAGCAGCGTGGGGGTGACCGCCGTGCGGCTGCACGTCCATCCGCAGACCGTGCGGTACCGGATGAGGCAGCTGGAGAAGGTGTTCGGCGAGGCACTGCGGGACGCGGAGGCCCGTTTCGAGTTGGAGATGGCCCTGCGGGCGAACGTGGCCTTCGGCCCGCCCCGCGAACGGGACCGTCCGGGCCCTGACCGTGAGCATTCCCGGCCGGCACCGGAATACGTCCGGCCCCCGGCGTCCCCCCTGCGCTCGACGGGCACCTGA
- a CDS encoding alpha/beta hydrolase: MSDRPSAHHRGPSRRTVAKAAALGVAGVLAGARVASAADVTVSRLGPRTYDLGVPSAALGRTAPVRIILPTSYADRPGRTWPVLYLLHGAHDDYTSWTRETDIEAVTANRDLIVAMPDGGPTAIPTRWRTGLDYETFQLQEVPAVLSAGYRASRVRAVAGVSTGGYGAMAHAARHPGMFVAAASYSGIPDTRATRMPTIIQAIVARESLDPLSLWGDPTRDSATWQDYNPLARANALRGTALYVSAGSGSLSSPLAIILAIAQLISGGVDALLPGVLESLVAPSTQSFVTELGRLGVPVTQHLYQGGGHQWSDWKREFVTSWPVLAAALGVPA, translated from the coding sequence ATGTCCGACCGCCCGTCCGCTCACCACCGCGGTCCGTCCCGCCGTACCGTCGCCAAGGCCGCCGCCCTCGGAGTCGCGGGGGTGCTGGCCGGGGCCCGGGTGGCTTCGGCCGCCGATGTCACCGTCAGCCGACTGGGCCCCCGCACCTACGACCTCGGCGTTCCCTCCGCCGCGCTGGGCCGCACCGCGCCCGTGCGGATCATCCTGCCGACCTCCTACGCCGACCGACCCGGCCGGACCTGGCCGGTGCTCTACCTCCTGCACGGCGCGCACGACGACTACACCTCGTGGACCAGGGAGACCGACATCGAGGCGGTCACGGCGAACCGGGACCTCATCGTCGCCATGCCGGACGGAGGTCCCACCGCCATCCCCACGCGGTGGCGGACCGGCCTCGACTACGAGACCTTCCAGCTCCAGGAGGTTCCGGCGGTGCTGAGCGCCGGTTACCGGGCCTCCCGTGTCCGGGCCGTCGCCGGTGTGTCGACGGGAGGGTACGGGGCCATGGCGCACGCCGCCCGCCATCCGGGAATGTTCGTGGCCGCCGCGTCGTACAGCGGTATTCCCGACACCAGGGCGACGAGGATGCCGACGATCATCCAGGCGATCGTGGCGCGAGAGAGCCTCGACCCTCTGTCGCTGTGGGGCGATCCGACCCGCGACTCGGCCACGTGGCAGGACTACAACCCCCTGGCCCGAGCGAACGCCCTGCGGGGCACCGCGCTCTACGTCTCCGCGGGAAGCGGCAGCCTCAGCAGCCCTCTCGCCATCATCCTCGCGATCGCGCAGCTCATCAGCGGCGGTGTCGACGCCCTGCTGCCCGGAGTCCTGGAGAGCCTCGTGGCTCCCTCCACCCAGAGCTTCGTCACCGAACTCGGCCGCCTGGGTGTCCCGGTCACCCAGCACCTCTATCAGGGCGGCGGTCACCAATGGAGCGACTGGAAGCGGGAGTTCGTCACCTCCTGGCCGGTACTCGCCGCGGCGCTCGGTGTGCCGGCCTGA
- a CDS encoding acyltransferase domain-containing protein produces the protein MALVTAFYGVEPAAVVGHSMGEVAAAVVAGALDPADGARVIAVRSRLLATLRGGAMAVVDPTDDELDDIAPRFPGVHLAVHTSPGQKTVTGEAPAVTRLVEHLTAVGRTARTMLVQGAGHSPQVEPLMPELVARLGDVRGRSDTAVRVYSTVHDDPTGACDFDAAYWAANLRSPVRFAGALAAAAADGHTAFIEISPHPLLLHPLAENLPDALHLPTLRRDDDPALTFRGQLAALHTAGRPLPAPLLHPGGEVVDVPLRCSTRRMPRPSPIT, from the coding sequence GTGGCCCTGGTGACTGCGTTCTACGGCGTCGAACCTGCCGCGGTCGTCGGGCACTCGATGGGAGAGGTCGCGGCAGCGGTCGTAGCAGGGGCGCTCGATCCCGCCGACGGTGCCCGCGTCATCGCCGTACGGTCCCGGCTGCTCGCCACCCTGCGTGGCGGGGCGATGGCGGTGGTGGACCCCACCGACGACGAACTCGACGACATCGCACCGCGGTTCCCGGGTGTCCACCTCGCCGTGCACACCTCACCCGGGCAGAAGACCGTGACCGGTGAGGCACCGGCCGTGACCCGGCTCGTCGAACACCTCACAGCCGTGGGGCGCACCGCCCGCACCATGCTCGTCCAGGGCGCCGGGCACTCGCCCCAGGTCGAGCCGCTGATGCCCGAACTGGTCGCCCGTCTCGGCGACGTCCGGGGCCGCTCCGACACCGCCGTACGCGTCTACTCGACCGTCCACGACGACCCCACCGGTGCCTGCGACTTCGACGCCGCGTACTGGGCGGCCAATCTCCGCTCTCCGGTCCGGTTCGCCGGCGCGCTGGCCGCCGCGGCGGCGGACGGGCACACCGCCTTCATCGAGATCTCCCCGCACCCGCTGCTCCTGCACCCGCTCGCCGAGAACCTGCCCGACGCCCTCCACCTGCCCACACTGCGCAGAGACGACGACCCCGCCCTCACCTTCCGCGGCCAACTGGCCGCCCTGCACACCGCGGGCCGTCCCCTCCCGGCCCCCCTCCTCCACCCGGGCGGCGAGGTCGTCGACGTCCCCCTTCGCTGCTCGACCCGCCGCATGCCCAGACCATCGCCGATCACTTGA